The following is a genomic window from Bacillus sp. V2I10.
AGCCACGACATCCACCCTACCACGTAGCCTGCTCCCGGTGATATAAACTTCGTTGCGTAAGTTTGATAAGATCCTACGTGTGGGTTCGCAACGGCCAATTCACCGAGGCAAAGCATTGTCAAATACATGACAAAGCCGCCAATCAGATACGCGAGAATTGCTCCTCCCGGTCCCGCCTCGCCAATGGTATACCCGGTGCTCAGGAATAGTCCTGTACCGATTACACCGCCTAGGGCAATCATCAAAATATGCCTTTCTTTTAATTCTTTTTTCAATTCCTGATTCTGATTTAACATGGAAGCCTCCTTATGAGTAAGCGTTTACAGAATTTAAAATCTCCATTATTTTATCACTATTTAGTATTATATGAAAATTAATTTTTTAAAAATAAATACGGCTTCTTGAAAATCACGGGCCTTTAAGCCTGTGAAATCACTATTATTAGAAATATACTGTTCGGCTATTATTCAATTTTTGGGGAAAGAAGGCTATTTTAGAATAATTTGAATAAATATGCAGCCGATTGATGAACTGCTTGCAAATTGTTAGACACAATTAACAATTGGACATGGAGTTTTGGATGACTTAATTAAACGGCATAGGTACAACTGAAAAAGAATTTGAAATGACAATTAAAGCAGCAGTTTCCGTTTCCAATTCTTAAATTACCCGAAGGTTTCCCATCTTTCTAATGAAATAAAGTATTGAGTAAATTGTTTCGTTTTGAAATAATTAGTATTAAGTAAATGTGCAAATTGGCAGAATAAGTCTCTTTCTATTAACTGATTTTCCGGAGGATGGAGAAATGATTAATGCATGGAGTTACTTAGCTGTAAATATCCTTATTCGTATATTCATGCAGAATGAATGTTCCATGCAATCTTCGCTAAACGGGTACATTCGAATAACGAATATAAAGAAAAGAAAACTGGCTTGAAGATTCCAACATAGACCATAAGGAGATTGTTATTATGCCGATTATAAAAGATATTCAGCTTTTAGTTCCAGCGGATATGGATCAGAATTGGCTATTCTTTAATCAGACAAGAAGCATATCATTTTTGTACAGCCGTCTTCTGCCAAAACTGCAGGCGAAGGATGATAGAGGAATTCAGATCAACTGTGTAGAAAATCTTGAAAAAGTAAAGCAGTTGGATCCTTATGGTTACATCATATTTAATTATTTTCCTGTATTTGTAGAGGTGGATGTTCAGGGATTTTTAGAATTATCTGATAGGAAGAAGAAAGTTAAAACCTTAGAAATCGTTCACGAAGGGATGAAGCTGGCTGCTTGTGAATTTAACTGGGACACATCTCTTCTTGATGAAGTTTATGAGAAAGTCAAACAACTGGATTACGAGAATATCTATCCTCTTATAAAAAAAAGCAGCCCAAATAAGAAATACGTGGGCAGCATCGTATGTCATCATGAGGTGTCTTCAATCGATGTATACATGGAAATCAAGAAAAGAAACGGTAAAGTTGTAGGCAAGGAGAAAATTTTCTCTGTGGAGAATACTGACGAACAAGACTTATTTAATGAATACTGGATCCTCGTATGGAAGCTCAACAATAAATTAGAGTTTGCTGATGATAGATTTAAAAACATTTACCGCTTAACATTCCTTGAAAAAGATGAGCCAGATCAATTAGTGTGGAAGATAAAAAAAAATTAATATCAGGCACAATTTTGCACCATCCGAGGGCAATGGCAGTATAGTTAAAAATTCCCTTTTACTCTATTAGGTTTTATACAATTAATGTAAAATTACCCAAAGGATCTGAACGGATGAAAAATATAATTCAGCCAATATTAGCCTATTTGATTGTTTGTATAATAGTAATCTCAATTCCTGATTCTTAAGGTTATAATTTCTTAGGATGGAAATTGTTTATTGGACAAATATATGCAATTCCACTATTGATCGTTACGGACATAGTTACCATTTTGATAAATAAAAAACATTCATATAATTAATATTTTTAATAAAGTTACTGGGCGTTGATCCGAGAAGGGTTGATGCTCTTTTTGTTGAAGCAGCTATGGAAAAACGGTAAAGGAGAAGTAAATAATACAGATGGAGGCATTGAACTTGAGAGTTATTCAAAAAGAATTTTACGTTCATGATTTACGTTATATTGTAAGGTCTGCAGTAGAGGAAGATGCGAAAAACTTGTCTGGTCTAAGATTGCAGATAGATGGGGAAACAGAAAATTTAGATAGAGAAAAGGGAGAGGCGTACATAGATGAATCAGGATTTAAACAGATTATTAAAGATGATACAGAGAGGATGAATAACCTATTTTTAGTAGCAGAAGTAAATGGAAGTATCGTAGGTTTTTCTAGATGTGAAGGGGGAAAATTGAAAAGAATTTCTCATAAAGCAGAATTTGGAGTCGGTTTATTAAAAGAATATTGGGGATATGGCATAGGAAAAAACCTTTTAAAAGAATCTGTCTATTGGGCAGACACTAATGAAATCAGGAAACTAACGCTGAATGTTCTGGAAATCAATGAAAAAGCTATAAAGCTTTATAAGGACTTTGGTTTTGAAGTAGAAGGGGTCTTGAAAAAAGACAAAATATTATCTGACGGAAATTATTATAATACTTTATTGATGGGGAGGCTTAATGGATAAGTTCAATTGCATTGTAATCAAAATTAAATAGTAAGAACCGAATAATAAGACCCTGCATAAGTGAACACGAAATGTCGGGCAGTAACAGTCTTCCCCTGTTAATCTATTGATAAAGGAGGTCATCCGAATGGATTTGCTTAAGAACATGAATGGAACGATTCAGTACATTGAAGAAAACCTTACTGATGATATTGACATGAAAGAAGTTGCAAGGCTGTCTTTATGCTCTGAATATCATTTTAAAAGGATGTTTTCTTTCCTTGCGGGTATTTCGCTGTCAGAATACATCCGCCGCAGACGACTTACACTTGCAGCATTTGAGCTTATAAACAGCAGCGTAAAGGTCATTGATATTGCAATGAAATACAG
Proteins encoded in this region:
- a CDS encoding N-acetyltransferase family protein, with amino-acid sequence MEALNLRVIQKEFYVHDLRYIVRSAVEEDAKNLSGLRLQIDGETENLDREKGEAYIDESGFKQIIKDDTERMNNLFLVAEVNGSIVGFSRCEGGKLKRISHKAEFGVGLLKEYWGYGIGKNLLKESVYWADTNEIRKLTLNVLEINEKAIKLYKDFGFEVEGVLKKDKILSDGNYYNTLLMGRLNG